The following is a genomic window from Microtus pennsylvanicus isolate mMicPen1 chromosome 3, mMicPen1.hap1, whole genome shotgun sequence.
tgcacgcctttaatcccagtactcaggaggcagaggctggcagatctctgtgagttccaagacagcctggtctacagagtgagttccaggacagccaaggctgttacacagagaaactctgtctcaaaataaccacaaaaaaaaaaaaaaagactttaaaaaatgctttgaGGTACAAATCACCTACATACTCAACAAAGATTTAAACAAATAGCTCAAACAGTTATAGGTCACTGGCTCTTAAGACGGTCTCAGTCAGGCTCAAGGACGCACTGTTCCACGATTTCCCGCAGGTTGGGGTTCTCCATCGCAGCTGCCACACGCTCTTTGTCATTTATCTGCTTGTTGACTGCAAAACACGTGGACAAAAGTTAACAGAATGGTGTCAACAGAGACCAGGCAGCATTTGCACTAGCTGCCAAAACAAAGAATTTAACTCTTTGAGAACTTGCAACTAGTTACTGAGAACTTTAATTACTCAtcagtttttttaagattttttttcttttttgtgtgtgtgtgctcacaagtGCCGATGGAAGCCAGAATGGGGCACTGCATCTCCTGGGGCTGAAGCTCTAAGTGTGTGTGAACTGCCTGGTGTAAGCACTAGAAAGTGAagcccagtcctctggaagagagcaacaagcactctcaGGCTCGGAGCAGGCTCCCTAGCCCCTCCTAATGTCATGTCTAAGGTCGGGAAGCAGTCTCGTGAGAAAACACTGTCCACTGCTCTACAACCAACTgctattcttccttctttctttctcggCCTCATCCAAACACATATTTCTATATTCAAAGTGAAATTCTCAGCTGCTGCTTTCCCCACTTAAGCCTGGTTTTTAAACTACAGTTCTGTTTACAAGGCAAAAGCTCTAAGTGTTTTGGCCAAGTAGGCATGGTGATGCCTACCTCAGCACTCaggggtcagaggcaggaggatctctgtgaatttgaggccagcctggtctgtgaagTGAGTCCGAgtctaataaatgaataaatgaacaaataaacataGTGGACTAAGAATACAGCTCAACTGTATAGCCCTTCCGCTGCGtatataaggccctgggttcagtccccagcactacaaagaataaataattaaaataaataaagcgaggactgaagagatggctcagataataagagaactggctgcttttccagaggacctggctttgattcccagaacccatatggtagctaataactgtctgtaagtccagggagtctgatgccccttctggcctctgcaggcactggagacacagacatgcatacaggtaaAAATATCtacccatataaaataaaaataaataaagtcagaCAAAACTCCTGAGTTTATGGGGTTTGGTGCATTTATCCCCAGGGAACTGTCAAACTAGGCCATGGTACCCGACAGTCCCTAACGGGATCCGGGACAGGCAGGAGGGCTGTCCTCTGAAGCAGCCCTGAGTGGACCTTTGCTCATGATCTTCCATCTCACTCTTACCCATCACCACCctgttctccctctcctcttcttcacacTGTCTATCAAGCTATCTGGTGATGACAGCTAAACAAACAAGCATCTGTATTGTGtacttgagacagagtcttattatgtagtcctgactggcctggaactcactttgtaaaccatgctggcttcaaactcagctctgcctgcctctacatcccaagtgctgacaCTGGAGGCGCACCCCACCACATCTGGCAGAAAACAAGCATTTCCAATGCTCTTCTTCCTACTTGGTCTCATCATCTGGATAAAATTCTGCTTCCCTTGTGCCACATGATAATAGGAAACATTTTCTCTTCCGCTGTTTTCCGTCCCACCTCTACAGTTTTCAAATGACCAGTGGTTGAGTCCTCTCTACACACCAGGAGTCCTCGATAAACAGTCACCCCACTACCATCCCAGCGCATGAACTCTAACAGATAGCCTGAGATTCCCGAAGGCTTGACTTGTGAAACCCTGGTTTCAACTTTCCATACAGCTAAGGGACTGTCAGAGCGGAACCAAACGTTTGGCGCTCAAGGTCCCTAGGGCTGGATATGTTCACAGATCTGTTTGTAGCCTGCGGCCTGAACGAGCTGCTATTCACTGGCTCTACTTTATCAGAAAGTCAGCGGAAAATGACTTCCTTTGAATGTCTGTGCTTCCCACCTGTGAAGGAAAAGCATAACTGATGCTGTCCCCTCTCTTTGCAGGCACCCCAATAATAGATAACCTAGGACCCAGGACAAAGGATGAGCCGCTGCTGTTTGAAGTAGCATTTGGCATCACTTACTGTCTTcttctgtagagtgagttccttCAGAAATGTAGATTTCCAGctggaaagaaaggagacagacagacacaaaacaTCAGAGCATTCTACAAGTTCAGGATGAGGGGTGTGTAGGGCAGAATCAGAGCATTGTACGAGCTCAGGATGAGGGTGTGTAGGGCAGAACCTAGAGATGAAAGCCCAACGCTTCTTTTTAATACCAGAGACCTAAACAGGATGGAACAGAAAGTGGTGTTTCCACAACCGACCTGCAGGGGGCGTGTCCACAGATTTCCGTATGAATACACACAGTTTTGTACAAAGAGATCTCACAATATCTTTGCCCTACCTGCATCCTCTTCCCAAACCTGTATCTAACTCGCCCTTTGTCCCTCCTCACAGGGGTGTCAGCACCCTCCTCTCTACACTCACACTCTTACACTTTCTCTTACGCATATTTTATTTGCATACAGTTACCGTTTTACAAAAATGAGACAAATTAGTTTTCTTACATCCTCCTTATctgctattattttgctaaacttATTCTCAAGTGTAATAGCAGTAAATCTATCCCATCTAGACTGCTAGCCCGACAAATTAGTCAGATCCTAAGCATAAGAGCTTTTGATACAACCACAAAACTGCTACAAATCCTGGGGCTGAGGCAAGCCCGTGCAGTGCCCAGAGGCAGCCTCACCACGGGATCAATGCTTTGTGAGTGGAAACCACTCAGAACGCATTACAGTTAACAGGGACCTTAGAGACTGTAGAGTTCAGTCTCTTAAAAACACACAACAcaggctggcgagatggctcagtatggAGAAGTGCTTGCCATAGACTCCAGATAGCCTGAATTCAACACCTGCAAGCCGCAATGGGGgagaagaaccaactcctgaaagttatctctgaccttcacatgtgccaGGGAACACACGCATcatcgctcacacacacacacacacacacacacacacacacacacacacacacacactagaaagaCCCCATCCAGATCCCCTGTGGCACAACATACTTACTGAACCCATGAGGATCACTCTCCACTCCTTCACTTGGGTTAAAAATCGCACATGACTCATTATTCTGAAATAGCCATAGGCTGGGTATAGcggcagacgcctttaatcccagtctttgagagacagcagcaggtggatccctgtgagtttgaggtcagactggtctacaaagtgagttccaggacagctagagctacatagtgagaccctgtctcaaaaataggcCAACAAACGGTTGAAAAGTCCAGCGTTCTCCTCCCTATTCCTATGTGAATTATTAATATACCTCAGTGCAACCAAACAGTTACTGAGGCAACTGCCATCAATAACGGGACAAACTAAAACTATAGCCTTTTGATGTCATGTGATGAGAGCATGtttattgttcttttcttttttttttttttttttttttttttgagacagggtttctctgtggttttggaacctgtcctggaactagctcttgtagaccaggctggtctcgaactcacagagatccgcctgcctctgcctcccgagtgctgggatgttTATTGTTTTCTTACCAGAAATGAATAACAATCTAATCATGACATATCTGAAAACCCACTGTGAGAGACAATCTATGAAATGTCTACTCTGCACTCCTCAAGTGCCGAGATCACTGGATGTGCTAATGGCACTTACATCCGAGCCCTTGGGAGCTGCTGAAATGGATCTAACTAATGAGAATGtgtgaggggaagggaggggaggggaggggagagatagtgagggcaggggaggggtagTGAGAGAGGGGAGGCAcagtgaggagagaggaggggtagTGAGGGGAGGGgtagtgaggggaggggaggggtagtGAGGGGAGGGGTAGTGATAGGAGGGgtagtgaggggaggggaggggtagtGAGGGGAGGGTATTGTTCCAGTACTGAGAAAGGGGTGGTGTAAGAGTAGAGGGACTGCTAGTAAGTATAGGCAGACTGACTGGCTGATTCCCGacttcctccctgcctttctccctccctccctccctcccttcctccctccctcccttcctctctccctccttccctccttccctccctccctccctccttcctttcctttccatttttgcTACAGGATCCcaacattcacacacacccatACTAGACTGGATAAAGGATTTCCTTTGCAGGCGATGCAGATGTCCTAAAAGTGGCCCAGAGGCTGCTGCAGAGCTCTGTAGGAGTTATCAGTAAACTGCCCGTGGCTTGTACAATGTGTGAATTATATCTTGACAAGTGTCATAAAAGACAATCTGGAGTAGGGACATGGTTCAGAGGCAGGGCATTGGCCTAGCTCATGTGAGACTTTGGGATTAAGATAACAACAAGCTTTCTTACCTTGTGTTTGAACGGCAGACACCGCTGAAGTTTTACTCTTAAGCACAGTCCTGTGATGGGGAAAAAATTTTCCATTAtcactttatttctctctctctctctctctctctcttctctttttgttttttcaagacagggtttccctgtgcagccctggctgtcctggaactcactctgtagaacagactggtcttgaactctgagatcctcctgcctctgcctccctagtgttgggctTCAAGGTGTACGCTACCACCACTTGGTCTCTTTATCTCTTCTTACTGGTTCTAGAAAAAGCATAAAGCTCAGACTGCATCCACATACAGTATGACAACTCAGACTGCGTCCACATACTGTGTGACGGCTCAGACTGCGTCCACATACTGTGTGACGGCTCAGACTGCGTCCACATACTGTGTGACGGCTCAGACTGCGTCCACATACTGTGTGACGGCTCAGACTGCGTCCACATACTGTGTGATGGCTCAGACTGCATCTGCACACTATATGACAGCTCAGACTGCGTCCACATACTGTGTGACAGCTCAGACTGCGTCCACATACTGTGTGACGGCTCAGACTGCATCTGCACACTATATGACAGCTCAGACTGCGTTCACATACTGTGTGACGGCTCAGACTGCGTCCACATACTGTGTGACGGCTCAGACTGCATCTGCACACTATATGACAACTGAAAACAGTTCTGCTCATCCTAGTGTGGGTCTCCCATGTGCCTGGTACCATGCCAGGAAATTTAAAATAGAGTTTCATGTTTCCCTCAGCAAATTCAGGGAGCAGGGTCCAGTCTACACATGGTGAACCAAGGTCACAGTGTAGTCTGCCCAAGAGAGCTGGAGGCAGTAACATAGCAGAGCTGGAACTGACCAGAAAAAAGGAACACCACACAACCCAGACCTTTTCTGCTGTACTAACTATCACTCAAGGAAAATAATACTATTAAGTTATTAGACTTTACTAAATGCCACTGGGAGGCCAAgataagcaaaaatataaaaccaagtaTATTTAAGAGCATTTAACAGCCACTGATGGCTTAGCAAGTAAAGGCAATTGCCAGTGAGGTagagacttgagttcagtccccagaaccctcaAAGCCAATGGAGATCTGACTCTTGCAAGCTGAATCCTGACTTCCACCCTGACTTCTACACAGGAGTCACGGCACAggcatgcccacacatacacacacctaaatCATTAGTAAATTACAGGCTCGAGagttggcccagtggttaagggcacttgctgctctaacAGAGGACTTGTGTTggggtcccagcacctacatgatggcttacaaccatctgtaactccagttccaggagatcagatgttctcttctggtctcctcaggcaccaggtgTGCCCGTGTACTTATACATATACAGAGGTTaaagccgagcagtggtggcgcacgcccttaatcccagcacttgggtggcagaggcaggaggatctctgtgagtttgagaccagcctgatctacaagagctagttccaggacaggctccaaagctacagagaaaccctgtcttgaaaaaccaatatgctaaatatatatttctatatattatattatacatatattggCTAAACactctcatacatataaaataaaatttaaaaagtttctaaaatatataataattaattgTTAATTGGCTGGGAGGTAGTGGTgaaaacttttaatcccagcagaaactTTGAGTTCAAGGTTGCCGGAAGCAAAGatctgtattttgagatctgcattttggttacagccatcttaagctgacaagttaagaaaaatatttacctctatccTCTCTGCAGGGTCTAGGAAATCAACCTGGCATCTTATCTCCTAGCAGAGACCTGCAGGCACCAAGCTCCGGAATCAGTTAGCATTTTCCTTGGTTagtcaacaatcacagaccctcagtatttacttatcagCTAGAGATGTCTCcggacctgaattccagcagacgGGAGTTTCCTgacacccttcccttctccctgacatctctcccttcccctctttgtcCATTTGCTATATAACAGCCTCTGAGAAAGAATAAACGAGATGGCTtgatcagaaatcctgtcttgccgTCATTTCTTGTGTCTCTTGCCCCTTCATTCCTCTCCTCGAGGTTTATCAGGACCACAGTTCGCATCCCGCTGGCCGGGATACaaggtaagcctggtctacagagtgagttctaagacagccatggctatacagagaagccctactctgaaaaaccaatatatatttaatagatatattacattttaaaaaaagaattcatacACGCTGGATATAGatgatgcacatttttaatcccagctcctggcaagcaaaggcaggaagatccctgagtttgaggccagcctggtctatagcacatagtaagttccagtacagccagggcttcagtgagaccctgtcaccaaaaaagagagagagagagagagagagagagagagagagagagagagagagagagagagaaaggaaaggaaggaaaaaggagggagggaaaaggagggagagaggggggagggagggaaggaaggaaggaaggaaggaaggaaggaaggaaggaaggaaggaaggaaggaaggaaatataattcacatgagatggctcagagattaaaagcactggagggtcttacagaggacctggattagattcccagcacccacatggcagctcacaactgtctatgactcCATTAGAAGGGGTCTAATAcccacttctggtctctgtgggcactgcacgcacagacatatatacagataaaacacccatacacataaaaataaatattaaaaaaattcatgtacacacacacacacccttacctccatgtacatgtacacacacacacacttaccaatAAGAGTTGCCAAAGAGCAATGAGGTGCTGTTGGTGTGAACTTGATAATAACCAAACAgtcttcttcatttatttcctgaACCTCCACACAACTCTCGGTCACCACTTCCAGTTCTTCTAAAGTATTGGGCTTTTCTGGGTCCCGGATAGTTCGAATCAAATCTAGGGGCATCAGAGACAaggtattaaattaaaatatgagtaTCCTAAGTGAGGACAATTCTTCTCACATCAAagaccaattttcttttttttctttttttcttttttaatttatttttttattaaagatttctgtctcttccccgccacaaaGACCAATTTTCTATGCATGTTTTACCCTTATAAACATCTGTGAGTATgtcatgcagtgcccacagaagcagaagaggacctcagcccatggaatgggtgctgggaacagaaccaggtcctccacaagagcagcccctgttctgaactgctgagccatcatctctccagccccaccatccCACCCTAACTTTCTTTTAAACAAATGGTTGCGCAACTCCCAATTTTCTGTCAGGAATTTCCACTACTTTTGAGAAAACTATTTTCTTGGATCATTATTAGTCCATATCCAGTTTCTTAATTCAAAACCATAGGGAATACGAAAGGGGAAAATGTCAAGGAAGCACAGAGGGACTCTGGCTGAAGAGACGGACGGTCGGATCAAGTCTTTCAGTATTGCACACTTAAACTGAAAGGCCAGAACCACCAGGCATTTCCTTAGTTTGTAACTTgctgtaaggaaaaagaaaagggtggGGACGCTCACCAGGGTCTTTCACAACTAGCCACAGGCAAGAGGGATTCCTCCAGGGACTCAGAACAAGGAAGTGGAAAGGACAGTGCTGCACCCTCAGCTGCTAATTCACTCACACCAGCTGCAAGGCCCAGAAGCAAAGAGCAGAGCTAAAGACAGTCACTACAAAGCTAGGCCAGAAATCAGCACACAGCACACGACAAAAGGGACAGAGATGGGACATGCCACGACGTCATTTTAGAGGAACCGATGTGTGGAGACTTGTTACAGCTGGAAGAAGAGGAGATTACTCAGATTTTAAGTTAAAGTATTTGGGAGAAtgttaaggtaaaaaaaaaaaaatggtcatcaGGGATTAGCTGGGGAAAATATAGCGTTTGCAGCCGAGCCTGAGGCCCTGAATTCGAGCTCTCAGACCCATGTGGGGGAAAGACTGACAGTAAACTCGTTCAATAATTTCATATGCAGTGATTTTGGAGGTGCTTCAGGCACAGGTCAACGAAATAAATGTTCCAGCAAAGACTGTAGTATAGTGCTAAGGCACACCAAGGCTAGAGCGGTTGTTGAACAGAATCCATCAAGAATGAGAAGCATTTTGGCTGGATATTGCACTTACCAGGAACGAAACAAAAAACTGTTGTCTGGGCCCGCCCCCTCGGCATCCTGACTGAACTAGCTTAAAGCATGGCCTCAACAGCTAGAGCTTCTTAAATTTCTCAGattattttcttcagattttgCGTTGTTGCTTTTATGAATGTTTTCCCCACAGGTATACGTGTGCATGGGAGAATGCCTGGTGCTCGCAGGCGCCTGAGGAAGGCTTTGGATGCCCTGGACCAGGAAGTtaggacagttgtgagccaccaagtgggttctctgcaaaagcaacaagtgcttttaaccactgagccatctctccagccctctccagaCTTTCTTATGTGCAGCCTAGTTTGGTATAAAGGGAAAGAAACTCACAGACAGAGGCTTAAAAAGGTGgctgtggcacatgcctataatcctggcactgtCGAGGCTGAAGTCGGACGACCTTAAATTCTAGGACCTCCcaggctacacgagaccctgtctcaaaaagaaaaggaaccaaatggaaaagtaaagaacagagagaggaagaaagaagtgttTAACATCAAATGCCACAGAAAAAGGTAAGGTGGGAGAattcaaattcaaggccatcctgggctacagtgacattttcaaaaagaaaaaaggaccagaataaaagaaaaggcgaaaagaatcagagaagagaagacagagttGTCAACATTAAACACTACGGGAAAACTCGGGCTAAAGCAGTCTTTGATTCAACAAGTCACTAGTAAGAAAGCAGTTTGGTAGAAAAGTAGTGTACAAAGGCCAACAGAACTGAAAATGCCTTCCTAAGGCCTTGGCGGAAGGGCAGGGCAGCTTTACATGGAGGCTAGAATCTTGACAAATTGGAGTAAGATTTTTAGCTCAAAGGGAAGGATGGAAAAAAAGGAGATGGACACTATTCTAGGagactgagaaaagaaagaagcagggaaggggagcggagaggaggaggaagactagACCCTGCACTGACCAGGGCCAGGACAAGAGCTCCATCTGACCTTGAGGCTACAGAAAATTAAAGAGAAGACTGACAAAGACAAAGTGAGGGCcgaggagggaagaaggatttTAGTTGAGATGGGTTTGATGCTCTCAGGAGCCTGGGTCTGTCTTATTACACACATATCCCCAGTGACCACGTGAGCAGCCGGAAAATCTGCCAATTCAACTTCCCTTCCCCCAGGCTACCTTCTGGCCTTACCAATAGGATAGAAAGTGGATTTGAAAAGGCAGGAAAGAGGATAAAATTTCCCTGCAGCGAGCAGGTTATTGTGGGATTTGGGAAGGTAGAGCTTTCCTTAGCCTATCCTAGGTTTCTCCTTGTAAACTTGATTTGTAAAAAGCTGTATTCTGTTCTTTGAACACTACTAAATCCTGAAGTTAAACCTTAACCCCTTACTCAACACCTCTATCTACCTTTCTAGTGATTTGAGAACTCTGATTTCTCTATCTAGCTTTCTAGTGATCTGAGAACTCTGATTCTTTACAAAGGTATCAAGCTtgttctcccactcctctcccatccccccccccatccccactaACAGTTTTGCTGCTGGGTGCTGACATGAAGgcctgctctcgcagaggacctaattcaggtctcagcacccacatctgacAGTGCAGAACCTCCTGTAACTTCAGGGAAAGTCAACACTTCTGGCCTTCGTGGACACGGACAcatggaaattttttaaaattaatatttaaatcagccaggtagtggtggcacacaccttgaatcccagcacttgggaggcggaggcaggcaggtctcaatgaattcgaggtcagcctggtctacagagttccaggacagccagagctattacacagagaaaccctgtttcgaacaaaataaaaataataataatatttaaggagaaaatgcttcatttaaatttaaaagtttcaaTGGGGGAGGGTGTtgctgagatggctcatcaggtaaaggtgcctgtcaCCAAATAAGCCTAACCTTcagggttccattcccaggacccacttggtacaagtaaaataaataaataaataaataaataaataaataaataaataaataaataaataaaaaactgactccagcaagttgtcctctgacctctgaattTGCACTgtgatatgtgtgcatatgtgcaaacATGCACATAGTAAATAATCGTAACAAAAGTAATTGAAAACTTCAGTATTCAATTCCAATCTAGGATCTAAAGCAGCAGCTAATCACATCTCCACCTGCAAATTCCGGTACCTCCTTCTGGACTGCTAATTCCCtgtgtcttctcacctccacatTGTTCTCTAGATCCTTCAAGCGTATACAGCCTCTGACATAACCAGGTCCAGATTACTCCTCAAGGCCCAACTCAAGTAAATCTCTTATACCTTTCCAGATGTTTCTAGTAAGTTTACTCTTTCCCAATGTCCGTACCTCCTATTTAAGTACATGACCTTCTACTGCATACTCTATTTTTGCCTATGTGGGTTTCATTCACTATAAACTCAAGGACTGAAATCATCTCTCTTGCAGAGTTGCAGACTCCAGATGCTATAGATAGAGGGAAGGTAGGACAGGAATGTTTTGTGGAGATAGCACACTCATAATTATCTTCATCCTGGGGTTGTCAGCCTGGCCTCTACAGTGAGAAGTAAACCTGATTAGCTCTGGGGCTCTTTCCATCCTTGGAATCATTCTTCCTGCCAAGAATCGTATTTGTAGGATCAAATCTCTTAGTGCTACTTCTAGGCTAGGGGTGGGGCACTCCTAGCTTGCATGAGACCCTGGATTTTCTGGATCCAGAAAAAGAATACTATAAGTTTGTGGGGAGAGGAATAGGGAGGGGTTGGGGTGAGAGGGTCAAggacagaggaggaggtggagcgAGAACAAACACTACATTTGGATTTACGCGTTTGTTTTCTCTGGTCCTGATAGACTATGTGACCTGGGGTACTTGTTAAACCACACCTCCTGGTGGTTTTTTTCTAGAAAACGAAGACAGTCACTCAAAGTggagcatatacatatatatatagagagactgTGCAAGAGAATTGTAAATTTTAAGCCTCACTCTGAGGTGTCTATTTCAACCCCTTCACTTCCTACTGACTGTCACGGAAGAGAGTGGTTGTGACCTTGGGCCAGTCCCCAGCTCAGCCTGTACCCAACAGTGACCTCAGCTCTGGCGGGAGGAGCACGTGTCCAGtaactaaagaaataaagactCTCCAGTCGTGCAATCAGGCCAGCTTTGCTCCCTGACCACTGAAAACTCATTCTGCCCACACGTCTTGACATGGTGCC
Proteins encoded in this region:
- the Ciao2a gene encoding cytosolic iron-sulfur assembly component 2A — encoded protein: MERVSGLLSWTLSRVLWLSGFSEQGAARQPRTMEEKALEVYDLIRTIRDPEKPNTLEELEVVTESCVEVQEINEEDCLVIIKFTPTAPHCSLATLIGLCLRVKLQRCLPFKHKLEIYISEGTHSTEEDINKQINDKERVAAAMENPNLREIVEQCVLEPD